The Labilibaculum sp. sequence CAGCTTCTTTGGACGTGTTTGCAAACTCTGTTTCCAGTGACGATCCCAATAATCTTTTGTAGGCATCTTTAACTGCCAGTTCAACCTGCTGGGAAGCGGCAGTATTTCCTTTCACAAAAAGCCGGTTCAACCGATCCAATACTTCCTCCTCATCCGGAGCAATGCTTACCCGCAAAACTCCTTCGGCCTCGCCCCTTCGCAAAGCCAGTATTCTATGAGAAGCTACTCGTTTCAGAGGCTCTTCCGACTCAAAATAATCTTTGAATTTCTCGCCTTCTTCCTCTTTTCCCTTAACCACTTTGGAACGGATTACCGCCTGACGCTGAAATATACTTCGAACCGAATTTCTGGCTATCTCATTCTCGTTCACCCACTCGGCAATAATATCGCGTGCCCCCTGCAAAGCTTCCTCGGTGTTTGGCACTTCATCCGACAAAAACTGAGCTACACGACCTTCTACATCACGTTCCTCCTGCTTCATCAGAATTTTCGCCAGTGGTTCCAATCCTTTTTCCCTGGCCTTTACCGCTTTGGTTTTTCTTTTTTGTTTGTAAGGCAAATACAAATCTTCCAACTGATTTAACTCACCACATGCCATAATTCGTTGCTTCAAATCATCAGTCAACTTGTCCTGTTTCTCAATGGAATCAAGAATACTTTCGCGTCGTTTATCCAGCTCCGTTAAACGGGCAATTTCGTCTTTTATATTGCCAATCTGCACCTCGTCCAAACTACCTGTCATCTCTTTTCTATAACGGGAAATAAATGGCAAAGTAGCTCCTTCACTTAAAAGCTGCAAGGTATTTTCAACCTGAAAAGCCTGCAACTGCAAGCTTTTCTTTATGTGATCTATGTATTTTTGCGTCATGTTATTTTTGATAATAAGACTGTATTTTTAGCTGTTATTTTTCATGTACCGTTCACATTCATGCCGCGAACGCTCTACACAATCTTCTAACGAAAGTCCGTTAAAATAATTGCCGGTCAAATAAACTCCTGCCTGTTCTGCCAATTTCTGAATCTCCTGAATTCTTTCTTTGTGTCCCAAATCCAGTACAGGTAACCGGTGATTTGCCACAATAGTCTCATCCAAATCAGATTCATCAACACCAAGCATTTCAGCCATTAAAGCCACTTGTTCTTCTTTTCGGATATTATTTTCTTCGAAATGAAAAGCAAATCCTCTCGATTCCTTGTGCTCCATTACATCTCGTGTCACCATCGAAAGGCAAGAGCCTTGCAAAGGAATAATAAAAGAAACCGGATCGAAAGACAATTTTTCCTTTGGCAGGACAACAGTTCTCGATAAAATATTTTTGGTGGTATATTCTTTCAGTTTAGCAGCCAAATCGGAATTTATCTCAGCAAGTAAACCTCCGGCAACCGATGGAGTTACAGCAAAAGCAATATCTTTCGCGTTGAATTCTTCTCCTGATTCTGTTGTTACGCTCACCTCATTCTCTTTTTGAACCAAAACCACTTTCTGCCCTGTAAGCAAAGTAATATTTTCAGTTTCGGACAATGCATTCATAAAACTCTGCATTCCCTTTTTCAGGATAAAACTTTTAGGATGTTCCTTACTTTTTGTTTTTCGTCGCTTCAAGAAAAATTCTGCAGAAAAGTCATCTGCATTTTGAACAATTACTGCACTAAACATGCGGTTAAAAACCTTGTCATAGTTCTTTTTACCAACAATATTCCCGAAATATTCCTTCACCGTTTTGCCATCTCGTTTCGAGAAAAACAATTTTGGCCCGGATGTTAACAATTCCCATTTGCTTACCCCCGACATGATTTTCTCGTGCCGGTCGGTAAACACTTTCATTCCCACCTTGGCTCTTGGCTCAATACTTGGTTCCAATCCTGCAGACTGAATTAACGCAATCAGGTTTGTATAGGAAGCATAGAAAGTATGCGCTCCCATTTCCACCCAAAAATCATTTTTATCGTGGTAGTGAGTATTTAAACAACCGCCAATTCTATTATCACCTTCTAATACAAGAACTTGTTTTCCTTTTTGGGCAACTTGGCAGGCGAGGCTTAATCCGCTGATACCGGCGCCCACAACAATCATGTCGTATACTTTAGAATGGTTCATGATTTGGGTTCGTTTACATTTATTTCTTTTTGAAATTCTTTTTCTTGAAAAATTTCTTCTTCCCGCCTCCACTATATGACTTTGGATTGTACTCAGGAGCTTCTCCTAATTCTTCGGGCACAGGAATTTTATAAACTGAGGATTCAATCAAATCTTCAATCTTTTTAAAATCGTTTTGATCTTTGGGAGTAATTAATGTAATTGCAACACCTTCGGTTTCGGCTCTTGCTGTCCGGCCAACTCTATGCACATAATCTTCCGCATCATGAGGCACATCAAAATTAATCACCAAGTCGATTGAATCGATATCGATTCCCCGGGCAATTATATCTGTGGCCACCAAAATCTGATACTTTCTGTTTTTGAAATCACGAAGAACGTCTTCCCGTTCCTTTTGCTCCAAATCAGATTGAATCCCTGCGGCTTTAAATTTATGCCTTATTAGATCTTTGGTAATTGCTTTTACATTCAACTTTGTAGCAGAAAAAATAATAATACTCTTAATATCCTTGTCTCTTAACAAATGATTTATCAAAGGTATTTTTTGCTCAGGATAAAGCATATATGCCGCTTGCAAAACTCCTTCGGCCGGTTTAGAAATGGCAATATTGATGCTCTCAGGATTATTCATCATAGTTCCTGCCAATTCGCGAATTTTAGATGGCATAGTAGCCGAAAACATTAAATTCTGACGCTCTTTCGGCAAATGACCAATAATTTGCATTAAATCGTCAAAGAACCCCATATCGAGCATTCTATCCGCCTCATCTAAAATTAAATGCTTTAATTTAGATGTGTTTACATAGCCCAGACTCAAATGAGAAATCATTCGGCCAGGAGTGGCGATTACAATATCAGCGCCTTCCATTAATCCCTTTTTCTGCTGATCCCAAACTGAAGAGTCTCCACCTCCATAAACCGAAAGCGATGTAATCGATACGAAATAGCCAAAACCTTCCATTTGCTGATCAATTTGCATCGCCAGTTCACGGGTTGGCACTAAAATTAAAGTGCTAAAACCATCAATTTTATTCTTTTGTATTTTATCCATTATTGGCAGCAAATAGGCTGCGGTTTTTCCGGTACCTGTCTGTGCACAACAAATTAAATCCTTGTTGTCGATGATTTGAGGTATAGCAAGTTCCTGAACAGGAGAAGGAGTTTCGAACCCCATGGCTGCAAGCCCATCCATTAATTCAGGTGTAAAGTTAAATTCTGAAAACTTCAATTTTTTTCGATTTACTTATTGATTACTGGATTTTCAAATTTGAAAACCAACTAAATATCAAGCGACAGGGAAGATACAAAAAACTGATAATTCTGTTACTAATTCCTCTGTGAAAATATTTATACTACTCTACATATAAAACCAGTCCTTTCAGGTACTCTCCCTCAGGATGGTAAATATTAACAGGATGGTCGGCCGGTTGTGTTAACTGATGAAGAATCCGTACTGTTCTTCCGGCACTCGTTGCTGCTGCAAAAATGGCTTTTCGAAAATCCTCCTTACTTACCGCCTGCGAACAAGAAAAAGTAAATAGAATTCCACCACTCTTTATCTGTTCAAAACCTATTGTATTTAATCGTTTGTATCCTTTTAAAGCATTCGCAAGCACATTTTTGTGTTTTGCAAAAGCGGGTGGATCCAATACAATCAAATCATATTTTCCTGCTGACCGATCCAAATATTTGAATGCATCCTCTGAAAATGCCTCATGACGGGCATCCTCCGGGAAATTTAATTCAACATTTTCTTTTGTAATCTCAATAGCTCTTGCCGAACTGTCAACAGAATGCACCAAATCGGCACCTCCACGCATTGCATAAAAGGAGAATCCTCCGGTATAACAAAACATATTCAACACCGATCGTCCCTTTGAGTATTGCTCCAAAAGGCTTCTGTTCTCCCGCTGATCGATAAAAAATCCTGTTTTTTGTCCTTTTAACCAATCAACATTGAATTTCAATCCATTCTCCAGAGCAACAAACGAATCTGTATTTCCATACAAATATTCATTCTTCGGCTCAATTCCTGATTTAAAAGGAATTGTTCCTTCCGATTTATCGTAAACAGCTTTTAAATCATCACCCAAAACGGCTAGTAGTGCTTTCGCAATTTCTTCGCGATGCAAATACATCCCAACCGAATGACATTGAATCACCGCTGTTCCCGCATAAAAATCGATGATTAATCCAGATAATCCATCTCCCTCACCATGCACCAAACGACAAACATTGTTATCTGCAGTTCCATACAAACCAATTGCTTTACGCATATTGCAGGCCGATTCGAATTTTCCCACCCAAAAATCAAGATTGATCTCTACCTTTTCGAAAGAAATAATTCTCACCACAATGGATCCAATAGCAATATGCCCGATCCCTAAAAACTCTTCTTTTGCCGAATAAACAGCAACCAAATCTCCTTCTTCCAACCCTTCGTCCACTCTACTTACCGCTCCCGAAAAAATCCAGGGATGAAATCGTTTAATAGAATGTTCTTTCCCTTGCTTAAGGATAACTTTTGGATAATTTATCATTTTGGAAATTTCTTTTCTTTTTGAATAGAGAGAAATCCAGTCGGGAAAATAATTTTCGCCTCTGATTCTCTCCTTAAAAATAACAATTCAAATTTATTTAATTAGGACAGATACTAAAGAAGAATTCTCTTAATAAAACTTTGTTTACTATACGATTGAAGCCTTTAGCTTTTCGAATATTTTAAGGGATACCCAAGCATCAGTAGCTGCATATTTTAATTGTCCTGAACTTAGCTCTTCAGCTTCCCAGTTGGAAACCTGCTGGCGCTTCGAGATTCTGAAATTAAGAACAATCGCTGACAATTTTTTCAGAGAAAAACTTTCAATCCCAAATTTTGAGACATATTCCTGCAACTCAAGAAAACCGTTGGCATCAAAATCATTCAATTTTTGCAATCCCCGAATATCATCTTTTATAGCAGCCCCTACTTTCATAATTTTCGGATCAGCAAGGAGATCAAGCAATTGCTCCGGTAAACCTATTTTATTAATCCTGAAAAGGAAAGTCTTGGAATTAGCCGCCAATTGCAGTAGAGCTACATCATTCACTCTACCTTTTTTAAACGACGGTCGTGTTTCGGTATCGAATCCCAAAATTGGAAACTTTTTCAAATACTGAACAGCATCATCCAGTTCCATGTCTCGATCGACTAGAACAATTTCACCATCAAAGCCCTGTAATGGCAATTCGTTTACTTCTTCCTTTGTAATTGATTTTTGAAATGGTAACATCTATTACTCTTTTTCTAAGGAAAACATGAATTTATTTTCCCATCTATTGATCGTCTTCTCCCCATTCTCTTTTCCTCTGCGAAAAGATTGAGTCACTTAAGTCGATATTATCTAATTTAGTGCGATCAGAATCTTCAATCTCCTCATCAAGATTTTCGTTTTTTGCCACCAAATTATGGATTGACCGCAATGAATTTACTAAATTCTGTCCCCAATGTTGATAGAAACTATTGTTTAGATCCCACAATGCCTCGTTCATCACATCCATTGTGCCAATTCTGTAGGAAGTAAGAAAATCCTTTAAATCCTGATAAACATCGGCAAAATTC is a genomic window containing:
- a CDS encoding class I SAM-dependent rRNA methyltransferase, with the protein product MINYPKVILKQGKEHSIKRFHPWIFSGAVSRVDEGLEEGDLVAVYSAKEEFLGIGHIAIGSIVVRIISFEKVEINLDFWVGKFESACNMRKAIGLYGTADNNVCRLVHGEGDGLSGLIIDFYAGTAVIQCHSVGMYLHREEIAKALLAVLGDDLKAVYDKSEGTIPFKSGIEPKNEYLYGNTDSFVALENGLKFNVDWLKGQKTGFFIDQRENRSLLEQYSKGRSVLNMFCYTGGFSFYAMRGGADLVHSVDSSARAIEITKENVELNFPEDARHEAFSEDAFKYLDRSAGKYDLIVLDPPAFAKHKNVLANALKGYKRLNTIGFEQIKSGGILFTFSCSQAVSKEDFRKAIFAAATSAGRTVRILHQLTQPADHPVNIYHPEGEYLKGLVLYVE
- a CDS encoding FAD-dependent oxidoreductase, giving the protein MNHSKVYDMIVVGAGISGLSLACQVAQKGKQVLVLEGDNRIGGCLNTHYHDKNDFWVEMGAHTFYASYTNLIALIQSAGLEPSIEPRAKVGMKVFTDRHEKIMSGVSKWELLTSGPKLFFSKRDGKTVKEYFGNIVGKKNYDKVFNRMFSAVIVQNADDFSAEFFLKRRKTKSKEHPKSFILKKGMQSFMNALSETENITLLTGQKVVLVQKENEVSVTTESGEEFNAKDIAFAVTPSVAGGLLAEINSDLAAKLKEYTTKNILSRTVVLPKEKLSFDPVSFIIPLQGSCLSMVTRDVMEHKESRGFAFHFEENNIRKEEQVALMAEMLGVDESDLDETIVANHRLPVLDLGHKERIQEIQKLAEQAGVYLTGNYFNGLSLEDCVERSRHECERYMKNNS
- a CDS encoding 3'-5' exonuclease; the protein is MLPFQKSITKEEVNELPLQGFDGEIVLVDRDMELDDAVQYLKKFPILGFDTETRPSFKKGRVNDVALLQLAANSKTFLFRINKIGLPEQLLDLLADPKIMKVGAAIKDDIRGLQKLNDFDANGFLELQEYVSKFGIESFSLKKLSAIVLNFRISKRQQVSNWEAEELSSGQLKYAATDAWVSLKIFEKLKASIV
- a CDS encoding DEAD/DEAH box helicase is translated as MKFSEFNFTPELMDGLAAMGFETPSPVQELAIPQIIDNKDLICCAQTGTGKTAAYLLPIMDKIQKNKIDGFSTLILVPTRELAMQIDQQMEGFGYFVSITSLSVYGGGDSSVWDQQKKGLMEGADIVIATPGRMISHLSLGYVNTSKLKHLILDEADRMLDMGFFDDLMQIIGHLPKERQNLMFSATMPSKIRELAGTMMNNPESINIAISKPAEGVLQAAYMLYPEQKIPLINHLLRDKDIKSIIIFSATKLNVKAITKDLIRHKFKAAGIQSDLEQKEREDVLRDFKNRKYQILVATDIIARGIDIDSIDLVINFDVPHDAEDYVHRVGRTARAETEGVAITLITPKDQNDFKKIEDLIESSVYKIPVPEELGEAPEYNPKSYSGGGKKKFFKKKNFKKK